In a single window of the Neodiprion virginianus isolate iyNeoVirg1 chromosome 1, iyNeoVirg1.1, whole genome shotgun sequence genome:
- the LOC124300792 gene encoding dolichyl-diphosphooligosaccharide--protein glycosyltransferase subunit 1 — translation MARGIIRGFIILLSVCCIVSANSEAINNDLVIKNVERSIDLQSQLTKIINKLTVENTGKNPVKSLLFAIEQKHKDGLSYIAAQTRDTSRSALKISETKVQNHPDKLFYKIELKDALSPGRSLAIEVETVSSNELVPHPKEITQKEKQLVRYFGNVYFYSPYTVAKQTSVITLPSRNVENYTKFKPVVQSDSTITYGPYEKVAPFSVEDLILHFENNNKFLTIKKLERVIEISHWGNIAIEETIDLYHTGALLKGSFSRYEYARESKSGQSSVQNFNTVLPAAASDVYYRDEIGNISTSHMRIRKDAVELNLRPRFPLFGGWKTHYVIGYNVPSYEYLFNSGDEYLLRMRLLDHVFDDMVVEELVTKIILPEGSHSVKLNAPYSVTRLPDTLHYTYLDTKGRPVITITKNNLVENHIQDFQLRYTFPRLLMLQEPLLVVIALYLLFLLVIVYVRLDFSINKDEVSESKLRIAGRCEKILAAQDRRVNSYNDLDDQLSELKANKNTNTFQAAVKSINQEYKTATNTISELSLKLKGESGDVYERIQELQKLDKALKELYNQQQALYFDKLIPGRIGRQPFVDAESVIIKKKEETVEKINSIVKSLQ, via the coding sequence ATGGCTCGAGGAATAATTCGTGGGTTTATAATACTATTATCGGTATGCTGTATAGTTTCGGCAAACTCTGAGGCCATAAACAATGATTTGGTCATAAAAAATGTCGAGCGAAGTATCGATTTGCAGTCTCAGCTTACGAAGATCATCAACAAATTGACTGTTGAAAACACTGGAAAAAATCCGGTAAAAAGCCTGCTATTCGCAATTGAACAAAAACATAAAGATGGTTTAAGCTACATCGCCGCCCAAACACGTGACACGAGCAGAAGCGCACTTAAAATTTCGGAAACCAAGGTACAAAACCACCCTGACAAACTTTTCTACAAGATTGAACTCAAGGATGCCCTGAGCCCTGGACGCTCGTTAGCGATTGAAGTAGAAACTGTATCGAGCAACGAGCTTGTTCCTCATCCAAAAGAAATCACCCAGAAAGAAAAACAGCTTGTACGTTACTTTGGCAATGTATACTTCTATTCTCCGTATACTGTCGCAAAGCAAACTTCTGTTATCACCCTGCCATCTCGCAACGTTGAAAACTACACTAAATTCAAACCTGTCGTTCAGAGCGATTCGACAATAACGTATGGTCCATATGAGAAAGTAGCTCCTTTCTCTGTTGAAGATTTAATATTACACTTTGAAAACAATAACAAGTTTTTAACGATAAAGAAACTCGAGCGAGTCATTGAAATTTCGCATTGGGGAAATATTGCGATTGAAGAAACAATAGACTTGTACCACACTGGAGCGTTACTTAAGGGATCATTTTCAAGATATGAATATGCAAGGGAATCAAAATCCGGTCAGTCCAGCGTCCAGAATTTCAATACCGTTTTACCAGCTGCCGCATCTGATGTTTATTACCGTGATGAAATCGGGAACATTTCTACATCCCATATGAGGATAAGAAAAGATGCAGTTGAACTGAACCTCAGACCACGATTTCCACTCTTTGGTGGATGGAAGACTCACTACGTTATCGGATACAATGTGCCCAGCTACGAGTATCTCTTCAACTCTGGAGATGAGTATTTGCTCAGAATGAGACTGTTGGACCATGTATTTGATGATATGGTCGTCGAGGAACTCGTAaccaaaattattttaccagAAGGTTCTCACAGTGTCAAACTAAACGCTCCGTACAGCGTTACTCGCTTGCCGGACACCCTGCACTACACTTATTTGGACACGAAAGGTCGCCCAGTAATAACAatcacaaaaaataatttggttGAAAATCACATCCAAGACTTTCAACTGAGATACACATTCCCACGGTTGCTAATGCTGCAGGAACCTTTATTAGTTGTCATTGCCTTATACCTGCTATTCTTATTGGTCATTGTGTATGTCCGTTtggatttttcaatcaataaaGACGAGGTTTCTGAGAGTAAACTAAGAATTGCTGGTCGATGTGAAAAGATATTAGCAGCTCAGGATCGCAGAGTCAACTCTTATAATGATTTAGATGACCAATTGTCTGAGCTTAAGgcaaataaaaataccaaCACTTTTCAAGCAGCTGTTAAGAGTATTAATCAAGAATACAAAACAGCGACCAATACCATTTCCGAACTGAGTTTGAAGCTGAAAGGAGAGTCTGGAGATGTTTATGAACGTATTCAAGAATTACAAAAACTGGATAAAGCTCTGAAAGAGCTTTATAATCAGCAGCAAGCGTTGTATTTCGACAAACTGATTCCAGGAAGAATTGGTAGACAGCCGTTTGTAGATGCAGAATCCGTAATCATtaagaaaaaggaagagactgtcgaaaaaattaactcaaTAGTGAAGTCATTGCAATAG